The Flavobacterium commune genome contains the following window.
CATATTTCTACTTTGATTTTGACATTCTTCTTCCGTTTTATGAAAGAATTAATCGAGGAAGGTCACGTATATATTGCGGCTCCGCCTTTGTATTTGGTTAAAAAAGGAAACAAAAAAGAGTACGCATGGAATGATGTTCAACGTGATCAGGCTAACGAAAGAATGGGTGGGAGTGCAGCTATTCAACGTTATAAAGGTCTTGGAGAGATGAACGCAGAGCAGTTGTGGGAAACGACTATGGATCCAAATTTCAGAACTTTACGTCAGGTAACAATTGAGAGTTTAGCCGAGGCTGATCGTGTTTTCTCTATGTTAATGGGTGATGAAGTTCCGCCACGTAGAGAATTTATCGAGAAAAATGCAGTTTACGCTAATATTGATGCGTAAAAAATAGTTTATTCGGTGGTTATTTTAAGCAATAAATTGTAGATTAGCGGGAGTTAACCAATTTTTTACTTAACCCGAATAAACATTAAAATATGAAAGTTACTATTGTAGGAGCAGGAAACGTAGGAGCAACCTGTGCAGATGTTATTTCTTATAGAGGAATTGCCAGTGAAGTAGTATTGTTAGATATCAAAGAAGGTTTTGCCGAAGGGAAAGCTTTGGATATTATGCAATGTGCTACCGATACAGGATTTAATACCCGAGTGATAGGAGTTACTAATGATTATTCAAAAACTGCCAACAGTGATGTGGTGGTGGTGACTTCAGGGATTCCCAGAAAACCAGGGATGACTCGCGAGGAATTGATAGGAATTAATGCTGGAATAGTAAAATCGGTAGTTGAAAATATTTTAAAATATTCTCCGGATACTATAATTGTTATGGTTTCGAATCCAATGGATACAATGACTTATTTGGCGTTGAAATCTACTGGTTTGCCAAAAAACAGGATTATTGGAATGGGAGGAATTTTAGATAGTTCCCGTTTTAGAACCTATTTATCTTTGGCTTTAGATAAACCGGCAAATGATGTATCGGGGATGGTTATTGGAGGTCATGGTGATACCACGATGATTCCGTTAACGCGTTTGGCTTCTTATAATGGAATTCCTGTTTCACAGTTTCTGTCAGAAGAGGTGTTGCAAAAAGTAGCTGCTGACACCATGGTAGGAGGGGCAACGCTTACAGGGCTTTTAGGAACATCAGCCTGGTATGCGCCTGGAGCTTCGGTAGCTTTTTTGGTTGATAGTATTTTGAATGATCAAAAAAGAATGATTGCTTGTTCTGTTTATGTTGAAGGGGAGTATGGTCAGAGTGATATTTGTATCGGGGTGCCTTGTATCATTGGAAAAAATGGAGTAGAAGAGATTTTGGATATTCAATTAAATGATAAGGAAAAAGCATTGTTTGCAAAAAGTGCTGATGCAGTTAGAGCAATGAATGATGCTTTGAAGACTATTTTAGCTTAAGTTTTTTTCACATATAAAGTGAAGACTGCAATTTTGCAGTCTTTTTTTTGAGATTAATTCATAAATAAATTGGTTAATCATAACCAGAATTATATATTTGCTCGGTTTAAAAAATGACCGTTGGCTTTTGAAGTTTTTTAGATTAGAATAAATAAAAGCTAAAGTGTTGTTTATAAGAGGTTAACACAAAATAATAAATTTAAAATAATTAATTTTTAGTAATAATGCAGAATAAAGGACTTATTAAATTTTTCGCAATTCTATTTGCATTGGTAAGTATTTACCAACTCACATTCACTTTTGTGGCCAATAATGTCAAAAGTGAAGCCAAGGCTTTTGCAGGAGATAATCCTGATAAAGAGTTAAAGTATTTAGATTCTATTAGTAAAGAAAGTGTGTTGAATCTTGGTTTTACTGAATTCACTTATGATGAAGTAAAAAATAAGCAACTTAATAAAGGTCTTGACTTAGAAGGAGGAATCAACGTGATTCTTCAAATTTCTATTAAAGATGTTTTAAAAGGATTATCTAATAATTCTAAAAATCCTGTATTTAATAAGTCATTAGCTGATGCAACTGCAAATTTAGAAGGAAATAAAACGTATTTAAATAAGTTTTTTGAAGCTTTTGAAGCTAATTCAAAAGGAAGCGTAAAATTAGCTTCGCCAGACATTTTTGCAAACAGATCTTTGCAAGGAGAAGGTGGTGTTGATTTTCAAATGACAGACGCTCAAGTTCAAAAAGTAATCAAAAGAAAAGTTGATGAATCAATCGAAAGTGCTTTTAAAGTGCTAAGAGAGCGTATCGACAAATTTGGTGTTACACAACCTAATATCCAAAAATTAGGAGAAACGGGAAGAATTCTTGTAGAACTTCCGGGGGCTAAAGATGTAGATAGGATTAAAAAATTATTAGGTGGAAAAGCACAACTTGAGTTTTGGGAAACTTATAAAGTTGAAGAAATTGGAAATTTCTTAATGGCTGCTAATGAGGCATTGAAAAAGACTGAAATTGCTAAAGTTGAGAAAAAAGCAGTAGTTAAGGATTCATTAAGCGCCTTATTGACCGATACTAAAGATTCAACAGAGACTAAAAAAGGAAATAATCCACTATTTGATAAGATGTTATCTCAAAGTGGAGGAGGTTTAGGTTTCTATGCTCCAAAAGATACTGCTGTAATCAATGGTTATTTAAAAAGAGCCGACATTAAAGCTTTGTTGTCTCCGGATCAACGTTATGCTAAATTTGTTTGGGGAAAAGCTACTAAATTAAAAGATGCTAAAGAAAAAGAAGTAGAAGCAGTTGAGCTGTATGCTTTAAGAGGAAACAGAGACAATACTCCAGCTATGCTTGGTGCTGTGGTTACTGATGCAAAAGATACTTTTGACCAATTCGGTAAACCGGCAGTTTCTATGCAAATGAGTCCGCAAGGAGCTAAAGCTTGGGAAGAATTAACAGGTAGAGCTTATACTCAAAAAACTAATATTGCCATTGTTTTGGATAACGTGGTATATTCTGCACCGGGAGTTTCCAGTGGTCCTATTTCAGGTGGAAGATCTGAAATTACAGGTTCATTTGATATTACTGAAACTCAGGATTTAGCCAATGTATTAAATGCTGGTAAATTACCTGCTTCTGCTGATATTATTCAGTCAACAGTTGTAGGACCATCCTTAGGACAGGCTTCTATTGATGCTGGTATGCTGTCTTCAATTGTTGGATTCTTATTGGTGTGTATATGGATGGTGTTCTATTATGGCAGAGCAGGTTGGTATGCAAACCTTGCTTTATTATTGAACTTATTGTTCTTATTCGGAATTATGGCAAGTTTTGGTTTTGTATTAACATTACCGGGAATTGCAGGTATTGTATTAACATTGGGTACTGCTGTTGATGCTAACATTATTATCTATGAAAGAGCAAAAGAAGAATTGCGTGATGGTAAATCTTTACTGGAAGCAGTAACTTCATCTTACGGATGGCACGGAGCAATGCGTTCTATTATTGATGCTAATGTTACACACGTTTTGACTGGAGCGATTTTGTTTATTTTTGGAACAGGACCAATCAAAGGTTTTGCTTTAACATTACTTATTGGTATTGTAACATCTTTGTTTACGTCTATTTTTATTGCCCGAATTTTTATTGATAAAAATATTGTTGGAAAGGCTAATTTAACTTTCTGTACAAATATTACTAAAAATTGGTTTACTAATTTTAACTATGATTTTATCAAGATTAAGAAAATCACTTATATCTTCTCTTCAATTGTAGTAATTGTGAGTTTGGTTTCCATTTTCTTCGGTAACGGATTGGATCAGGGGGTTGACTTTGTAGGGGGAAGAACTTTTCAGGTTAAATTTGAAAAACCAGTAGATGCAGTTGTGATTTCAGAAGAATTATCTACAGCTTTTGGAACTCCGGTAGAAGCTAAGGTTTTAGGAGATGAAGATCAGTTGAAAATTACAACTAAATACAAAATCAAAGAAGATGGTATTGCTGTTGATAAGGAAGTAAATGAGAAGTTATATGCCGCTTTAGCTAAGTATTATCCAAATACTTCTTATGATAAATTTATCAACACTTTTGATGGTAAAAAAGTAGGAGTTTTACAAGCGTCTAAAGTTGGAGCTTCAATCTCTGAAGATATTAAAACAAATTCTTACTGGGCGGTATTAGGAGCATTAGCTGTTATTTTCTTATACTTAATGATTTCATTCCGTAAATGGCAATATTCATTAGGTGCTATTGCTGCTGTAGCGCATGACGTAATCTTTGTATTAGGAATTTACTCTTTATGTTATAAATTTATGCCTTTCCACATGGAAATGGATCAGCACTTCATAGCGGCTATTTTGACTGTTATTGGTTATTCGATGAATGATACAGTAATTGTATTTGATAGAATTAGAGAGTTTATACTAGGAAAACGTAAAGGAAGTTTTGAAGATATTGTAAATGCTTCTATTAATACTACTTTGTCAAGAACCTTAAATACTTCATTGACGATGATTCTGGTATTATTGACAATGTTTCTTTTTGGTGGTGAATCTATCAGAGGATTTATTTTTGCAATGCTTGTAGGTATTATTGTAGGAACTTATTCTTCATTGTTCATTGCTACTCCGGTACTAGTGGATACTATTTCCAGAGAAGAGAAAACTACTGTTGAAAAGCAACACGAAGCAGCCTAATTTGCTTGCTATTATATAATTGAGACCCGGCTTTTTAGTTGGGTCTTTTTTTTTTGAAATTAATTCGACTTTTTTTAAAATCTGTTTTATATTTCTCAAAAGCTTTTAATAAAACTTGGTTTTTTAATATATTTACCTAATAATAGGATTCCCCCAAATCTTAATCTATTTTAAAAATTAGAACAATGAAAAAGAATCTACTTTTATTTGTCTTTGTTTGTCTGGCTAATATGTTATTTAGTACTAGTGCTTTTGCACAAACTGCTCCACCTACACCAAATCCAGCCTTTTTATATTATTGTTTAAACGAAGCAGCTGTACCTTTAAACGCAACTCCTTCTGGAGGAGGAACTTTAAGATGGTACACAGTTGCAACAGGTGGGACTTTTTCTAGTACTGCTCCAACACCACCAACCAATGTTGCTGCAACAGGAAGTACCCCGCTAATTTATTATGTGACTCAAGTCATTGGAGGGGTTGAGAGTACTCCGCGAACTCCAATAACAGTATATGTTGATCAAAAATTAAATTTGTTTTGTGATGTAAGAACTACAAATTCTATTAGATTTGATTTTGCTAATACAGGACAAAGTAGTTACAATTATAGTTATACTGTTGATGGAGGATTACCTATAACAGGTACACATAATGCTCCAAGTAATTTTACGGTTTCTGGATTAAATGAAGGTCAAACAGTAGTCTTTACACTAACTGCTGTAGGGGCAAAGGCTTGTGTAACTCAAGAGACTGCAAGTTGTTCAACTAGATGTTCAGCAACTATAACGACCCCTAATTTTACCCAAATACCACCTATTTGTCAAGGAGATACACCTCCAATATTACCAGCAACTTCAAATAACGGTATAACTGGAACTTGGTCTCCATCTGTGATTAATACTGCAACTTCTGGAACTGTTACTTATAGTTTTACTCCTAATTCTACTAGCTTTCCTTGTGCGAATCCTCAAACAATGAATATTACTGTGCTTCCAAGACAGACTCCAACATTTAATTCCATTCCTTTAACGGTATGTCAAAATGCGATAGCTCCTATTTTACCTTCAAATTCAAATAATACGACTCCGGTTTCTGGAACCTGGAGTCCTAGTACAGTCGATACTTCTGTTTTAGGAACTGTTACTTATACTTTTACGCCAAATCCCGGACAATGTGTTGTGGCTACTCCTACAACAGCTACAATTTCAATTATACCAAATGTTGTAAGTCCTGGTTTTACACCCATCGCTCCAATATGTATTGGAAGTACTCCACCTACTTTAAATACTACTTCTCCATCAGGAGTAACAGGAATCTGGTCTCCTTTAGTGATTAATACTAATTCTTTAGGTACAACAACTTATACATTTACTCCAAATCCGAATCAATGTGCCAATCCGCAACCTTTAAGTGTGACTATAATTCCTAAAACAGTAACAAATTTTGCCCAGATTGCTCCTTTTTGTGCAGGAGATCCAGCACCAATATTAGCTACGACATCACCTAACGGGGTTTCAGGAACTTGGTTTCCTGCTAATGTAGATAATTTTGCGAGTGCTTCTTATTTATTTACTCCAAATACTAATGAATGTGCCACAACACAAACAATGAACATAACGGTAAACCAGCCAATTAGCCCTGGTTTTAGCGATTTTTCTATCTGTTCAGGAAGTACTCCGCCAATATTAGATACAACTTCTCCTAGTGGTGTTACAGGAACTTGGGATCCGCCTACGGTTGATGAATTTAATAGTGATTCCTATACTTTTACTCCTGATATCGGTCAATGTGCCACTCAACAAACAATTGATGTAACAGTTTTGCCAAGTAATGTCTTAGTCGATTTTACCTGGACAGTTACTGAAGCTTTTGCCGAGAATCAAAAAGTGACAGTTACTGCAATTAATCCGGGAGGCGATTATCTTTATCAATTGGATGATGGTCCTTTTCAATCGAGTAATGTTTTTGAATATGTAGCTTCGGGTACGCATTCGATAACAGTTGCTGACCAAACAGGATGTAGTGCACCTATTACTAAAACAGATGTTATGGTGGTGAATTATCCAAAATATTTCACCCCTAACAATGATGGTTATAATGATTCGTGGAACATATCCGAATTGAGTTCGCAGCCTTATGCTTACATTCGAATATTTGACCGTTATGGTAAATTTTTAAAACAAATAAGTCCTAATGGAACGGGCTGGAACGGAACTTATAATGGTTATTACATGCCGGCCGATGATTACTGGTTTGTAATTCATTATCTTGAAAATAATATTGTAAAAGAGTTCAAATCTCATTTTTCATTGAAGAGATAAAAAACTAAAAAAGGAATTGTAGCATCGCTACAATTCCTTTTTTTTATGCTGATTCTAATGCTGAGAGGATAAATTCAGAACCACGTTTAAATTGGCTGTTGATAGAGACTTTCGCATCGTTTCTTTCTGCTAGTTTTCGAACTAAATTCAATCCTATTCCTGTTCCCGAATCTCCTCTTGAGGATTGTCCCAGAGTATAAAACATTTGAAATATTTTTTCTGCCTGACTTTCTGGAATTCCGGGGCCATTGTCTGTTACTGCTATTTGTTGTAGTGCATCATTGTACGAAATGCGTATCTCGGTCATTTCTTTATCATTGTATTTTATGGCGTTCGATAATAAATTTTGAATAATTTGCTTGAATGCTACCGATTGAAAACGAATAGTGTGATTCAGGTTTTCTTTTGTAATTTGGATGTTATTGCCGGGATTAATTAATTTTAGGACTGCGTTGACCTCGCTAAGGATATTAATGCTTTCTTTTCCTTCGTTGTTTTCAACATTTTTGGAATAATACAATAAGTCATCAATTAGTTTAGACATAGTCATAGCAGATGATTTTACCATCTCAAATAAGTCGGTAGCTTCTTCTTTTAAGTCCAACAGATGTTCTTCTTCGATGAATTCAACCAGGGATTTAATGTTGTTTAAAGGTGTTTTTAAATCATGAGCAATGATATTGGCAAATTGTTCTAACTCACCATTTTTAGCTACTAATTTTTCGTTCAATCTCTTTAATTCCTGATCGTAATCCCATATTTTCAAGAAAGATTCTACTTTATTCCTCGTGATTTCAATGTTTAAGGGTTTGAATAGAAAATCAATTGCGCCTAATTCATAAGCTTTATTTATGTATTTTTCTTCGTTGCTTATGGCGGTTACAAAAAGGGTTGGAATATTAGCCGTATTTGGATGCTGTTTTGTTATTTCTACAAATTCATAGCCGTCCATCTCGGGCATTTGAACATCGACCAAAATAAGCGAAATCTTTTCTTTCAAAAGTATTTGTAGTCCTTCGTTTCCCGAATTACAGCATATTATTTCTCTGTCTGGACTTTCCAGAATACTTTTTAATGCAATTAGATTGGCAGGTTTATCGTCTATTAATAATAAGGTATGCTTTTTAACAGAATTCATTATTCAATGTATTTATGATGTTTGTGGTATTTAATTCCTGATGTTGATTACAAATGTTTTTTGCTGCTTTTGGCATAATGGCAAATTCGGCTTCGTCACAATCCTGAATGATTGTTGTTCCGTTGTTTTGGGCAATTATTTTTAAGCCATTTGCACCATCATGGTTAGATCCTGATAATAAGATGGCGCAACATTTCTCTTTTAATATGTTCGAAAATGACTCAAATGTCACATCAATTGAAGGGCGACTAAAATTGACTGTTTCTGATACATCCAGCGAAAAACAAAGATCTTCTTCTAAGAGTAAATGATAATCGGCTGGTGCTGTATAAATAAATCCTTTTTCTATTTTTTCCTTGTCTTCAATTTCTTTGACCGAATAGTGCGTATTTCTTTGCAAAATATCCTCAAATGAAGAATTTGTATTTTTTAACCGATGCAAAACAATAACAATAGGTACGTTGATGCTTTTGTCTAAATGATTTAAAATAGACAAAATGGCATCAAAAGCTCCCGCCGAACCACCTATTACAATTAACTCCGGTTTCATCTTATTTTTTGATAAATTTTTTCTTCGCGGTCAATTTCCTTAAAGTTTTCATATACTGAACTAAAACGCAAGGATTCTTTTTTTCCAATAGCCAGAAAACCATGAACAGGTAAACTTTCGTAAAAAAGCTCTAACGCTTTGTTTTGTAGATTGTTGTTGAAATAAATCAATACATTTCTACAAAGTATCAACTGGCATTCTTTAAAAACACCATCGGCAACTAAATTATGATTAGAAAATAGAATATTTTGTTTCAATTCCGATTGTATCATCGAATGTTTTTCGTCAGAAACAAAATAGTTTTTTAAGGATTCTTTGCCTCCGCATTCGTAATAATTTTTAACATAATCTTTAAAATTGCTGTTATCGTAAATTCCTTTTCGGGAACGTTCTATGGCATTAGTACTGATGTCTGTAGCATAAATTCTGCTTTTAGCATACAGATTATTCTCTTTCAAAAGAATATTTAACGAATAAGTTTCTTCTCCAAAAGAACAGCCGGCACTCCAAATATTGATTTTAGGATAACTTTCTAAATACGGAAAAACTTTTTGCTGTAAGGATTTAAAAAAGCTGGGATCCCTGAAAAATTCACTCACATTAACCACAATTTCGTTAATGAAATCCTGAAAAATAGAGGGATTGTTGATGAGTTCAAATTTTAAGTCAACAGTATTTTTCATGTTGTTGATAGCCATAAAACGATTTATTCTCCTAAGCATCGATGCTTTAGAGTAATCACTAAAGTCATAATCAAATTGTCTTTTTATTGTGTAGAGCAATTCGTCTAATTCGTTTAAAGTTATCATTTATAAATCCAAATGCTGATTAGTGAAATAAGTTTTTGAATATCAATAGGTTTTGACTGGTAATCTGATGCGCCGGCTTTTAAAATTTCGTCACGATCGCCTTTCATTGCTTTGGCAGTTAAGGCAATAATAGGCAGATTTTTCCATTTTGCATTTTCTCTGATTTTTTTAGTGGCTTCAAATCCGTCCATTTCAGGCATCATAATATCCATCAGAATAATATCAAAGCTTTGATGTTCTTCTAAGGCATTTAGGGCTTCAATTCCGTTAAATGCAGTGGTTATTACCGCTCCTTTGCCGGTTAAAGCTGCTGATAGGGCATAAATATTTCGGATATCGTCATCTACAATCAGGATATTTTTGTTTTTTAAAATTTCGCCTCCGGCTAAATTTGGAGCCGTTTTGTACTCGGTATTTTCGGTAGTTTCTATTTTGTTCAGGAATAATAAAATTTCATCTTTTAGTCTTTCGGTGGCATTATTAGTTTTGATTACAATGCTGTCCACACTTTTTTCAAGCTCTAGTTGTTCAACTTCCGATAATGATTTTCCGGTATTGATAATGATTTTGATATTCTTATTCTTAGAGATGCTTTTTAATTCAGAAATAGCTTTTACATTGTCAGAATCAGGTAAGCCTAAATCGATAATGGCACAATCGATGTCAACATTAGTAAGTATGTTTTCTGCTTCTAATCGGGAATAAGCCTGAATGCAAATGGTGTTTTTGTCATTGGCATGCAGCAATTGTTTTATCGAATAGTTTAATTTTTCGTCATCTTCTAAAATCAGTACTTTTTTAAACACTTTGTTGATTTCCTCATCGATAGAGAGAAAGGCATTTTTAAGTTTTTCGGGCGTAATAGGTTTTACTAAGAAATCAAAAGCACCCATTTCTTTGGCTAATTTTTCTCGTTTCATCCCTGACATGACGTGTACCGGAATGTGTTTTAATTCGGTATCTTCTTTGAGCCATTTTAAAACCGTCCATCCGTCAATTCCGGGTAATTTCATATCCAGAATAATGGCTTTAGGATTGTACTTTTTAGCATATTGAAAACCGGTTTCACCTTGATGGGCAATAATGGCTTTAAATCCGTTATTGTGAGCTACCTGAAGTAATACCTCGGCAAATGATGGATCATCTTCGATAATTAAAACTGTTTTATCATCAAAATCGGCTAGGTTTCGATCATCATTTATGTTTGCCGAAAGATCCACAAATTCTTCATTTGCTTTTGGATATTCGGATTCTATTTGTTCTTCCTTCACAACTACAGTTTCAGGAATTGCTGTAACAATTGGTTCGGTTTTAGCAATATTGCTATTTTCTTGATATTTTATTGGAATCAAAACCCCAAAAGTACTTCCATTATTGAGTTGGCTGTCAAAAAATACCTCTCCGTTAAGTAATTGTGCTAATTGTTTAGAGATGGACAATCCTAAGCCTGTTCCACCATATTTTCTACTGGTTGAGCTATCGGCTTGCTGGAAACTCTGGAACAATTTTTTCTTGTTCTCTTCGGAAATTCCAATACCATTATCTTTGATTGCAATGAATAGCACTTCGTTTTTGTCTAATGATGCCAATTGAGGATTGCTGTAGTTCCAATTTTCTGCCGGACGGTCAAAAGTCATTGAAACTGTTCCTCCATCGGGAGTGAATTTCAAAGCATTTGATAGAAAGTTTTTAAGAATCTGTTCGATTTTGCCTACATCGCTGTAAATTTCTCGGGGACATTTTTCGGTAATTTTGGATTCAAAACGAATGTTCTTTTTCTGCATTTGTGTTTTGAATAGCCCTTCCATATCCGAGAAAATGCGTTCTGTGACGGTATTTTCGGGATAGATTTCTACTTTACCGGCTTCAATTTTTGAAATATCTAAAATATCATTAATTAAGTCTAGTAAATCTTTTCCGGAGGTGTTGATTACCGATAAGTTTTCTAATTGGGCATTAGTCAAATTGCCCGATGTATTGTCTTTTAAAATATCCGAAAGAATTAAAATACTGTTCAAAGGCGTTCTTAATTCGTGTGACATATTGGCTAAAAACTCCGATTTGTATTTGCTGGCCTGAGCAATTTCTTCTGATTTTATATTGAGTTCTTCCTGAGCAATAATGAGGTCGCTGTTTTTCTTCTCAATTTCGTAGTTTTTAGTTTCCAGTTCGCGGCTTTTTTCTTCAAGATAGGCATTGGTTTGTTCTAATTCTGCGGCTTGACTTTTTAGTTCTTCTTCCGATTGTTGCAGTAGCAAACTGTGTTTGTTAAGTTCTTCGTTGTTTTGTCTTAGTTCTTCTTCCTGTACTTGTAAAATATTGTTTTTGCGATTGATTTCTTCGATTGAAATTTTTAATTCTTCATTTCTGATAAAAACAGCCGTTGCATTGCCTAAGGAGTTTTTTAAGCTGTTTAATAGTTTTTGATCTGTATCGGTAAAGTTGTTCAAAGAGCCAATTTCGATAACACCTATAATTGTATTTTTATAAGCAATAGGAGTGATTAAAACATTGTAAATGGCTGCTTTTCCTAATGAAGAAGTAAGGAAGGAGTATTCTTTGCTTAGATTGTTCAGGCATTTTTGTTCGTTATTTTTGACAGCTTCGCCAATTAACCCTTCTCCAAAAGCAATCGTTTTTGGACTATTATCATCGTCAGCATAACTGCCAATTTTTATTAGATTGTCTTTGTTGTCAATGTAATCGGTGGTGTAAAAAGTAGCCTGACACGCATTGGTTTGCTGGCTTAGAATTTTACTGATATTGGTACCAAAATCATTTATTTTTTTAGAAGTTATAATAACGTTGTTTATTTCGCTAATGTTTTTTTCCAGTAAGCTATTGGCTTCTGCCTGATCTTTTAGTCGTTTTAATTCTAAAGACATGGTGTTTAATGACTGGTTCAAAGTGTCAGATTCACTTCTAACTTTAATCGTGTCGCCCAGATTTCCGGAGCTGATTTTTGTAGCTAAATCAATTTGTTCTTTAATTGCAGAAGTTAGTTTTTTTATAGATTCTCTAATGGAATCTAATTCGATGTTTCCCGTAAGTTTATGTTCAAATTCAGTATATCCAATAGCAATTTTACTGATTTTAAAAGCAATTGTATTGAGTGAATTTGAAGTATTCTGAATTAATTTAAAGACTAAAATTCCGGTTATTAACAGCAGTAATGAAAATGATGCTAATGCAAGAATAGTATTTAAAACCGTTGTATTTTTTTCTTGCTGAGTAGCCTGAATAATGTAATTGAGTTTTTTAATTTTTAAGGCGTTGAGTTTGTTGTTTACAG
Protein-coding sequences here:
- a CDS encoding response regulator encodes the protein MWKNLSFKTQLILILLIPVTGLLYFTITNINNTYQKHLRIENSSERIENIATFSEGIMLINNERTLSEYSKFNPNKKAELKLNRTKTLEWFSKINTTDSVVLKNIDEAQKIINRIHFDAEDNASTLTNFEEYSSLNNILNNLIDREIVNSNNANLTKLANNFKSYIDSKSAANLIRAVVFIKLTDKTMQSNLYAYFENIKNQNKNADFKLENYNELHINDAIIQLKKSAEFQSFLTTAEAVLNNNSKITPEIWWEQSTAVNNKLNALKIKKLNYIIQATQQEKNTTVLNTILALASFSLLLLITGILVFKLIQNTSNSLNTIAFKISKIAIGYTEFEHKLTGNIELDSIRESIKKLTSAIKEQIDLATKISSGNLGDTIKVRSESDTLNQSLNTMSLELKRLKDQAEANSLLEKNISEINNVIITSKKINDFGTNISKILSQQTNACQATFYTTDYIDNKDNLIKIGSYADDDNSPKTIAFGEGLIGEAVKNNEQKCLNNLSKEYSFLTSSLGKAAIYNVLITPIAYKNTIIGVIEIGSLNNFTDTDQKLLNSLKNSLGNATAVFIRNEELKISIEEINRKNNILQVQEEELRQNNEELNKHSLLLQQSEEELKSQAAELEQTNAYLEEKSRELETKNYEIEKKNSDLIIAQEELNIKSEEIAQASKYKSEFLANMSHELRTPLNSILILSDILKDNTSGNLTNAQLENLSVINTSGKDLLDLINDILDISKIEAGKVEIYPENTVTERIFSDMEGLFKTQMQKKNIRFESKITEKCPREIYSDVGKIEQILKNFLSNALKFTPDGGTVSMTFDRPAENWNYSNPQLASLDKNEVLFIAIKDNGIGISEENKKKLFQSFQQADSSTSRKYGGTGLGLSISKQLAQLLNGEVFFDSQLNNGSTFGVLIPIKYQENSNIAKTEPIVTAIPETVVVKEEQIESEYPKANEEFVDLSANINDDRNLADFDDKTVLIIEDDPSFAEVLLQVAHNNGFKAIIAHQGETGFQYAKKYNPKAIILDMKLPGIDGWTVLKWLKEDTELKHIPVHVMSGMKREKLAKEMGAFDFLVKPITPEKLKNAFLSIDEEINKVFKKVLILEDDEKLNYSIKQLLHANDKNTICIQAYSRLEAENILTNVDIDCAIIDLGLPDSDNVKAISELKSISKNKNIKIIINTGKSLSEVEQLELEKSVDSIVIKTNNATERLKDEILLFLNKIETTENTEYKTAPNLAGGEILKNKNILIVDDDIRNIYALSAALTGKGAVITTAFNGIEALNALEEHQSFDIILMDIMMPEMDGFEATKKIRENAKWKNLPIIALTAKAMKGDRDEILKAGASDYQSKPIDIQKLISLISIWIYK